A single region of the Polymorphum gilvum SL003B-26A1 genome encodes:
- a CDS encoding UvrD-helicase domain-containing protein: MPEPEIDLLAIARGTVAAPAGCGKTHLIAETLKRHTGTKPILILTHTNAGVVALRARLDKAGVAAKAYRLSTIDGWAIRMVGLFPARTGLDPATLKLNDARPDYPIIREAAWRLLKGGHVLDLLKATYARIIVDEYQDCSIGQHAIVYYAAPALPVCVLGDPMQAIFGWPGNELADWNAHVCTHFPIVGELATPWRWRLAGTEDLGAWLLDTRRRLHAGQTVDLTAAPREVSWVNLDGTEDRVRQLRAAGTAPVTAGGSVLIIGDGAKPESQRLFASQIPGAVTVEAVDLRDLVSFARDLDLAAVDALGRIARFASTLMTNVGPDDLLRRVDSLERGTARREASETETVALRFNRLRTPAAAADLLVAISRDAGVRTYRQAVLRTCLKALQSCEGAGGNSFHEAALAAREQNRLVGRPLPRRAVGSTLLLKGLEADVSVVLDASVLDAKNLYVAMTRGARRLVVCSSASTLP, translated from the coding sequence ATGCCTGAGCCGGAGATCGACCTCCTTGCCATTGCGCGTGGCACCGTTGCGGCACCGGCCGGGTGCGGAAAGACGCACCTGATCGCCGAAACGCTGAAGCGGCACACGGGCACGAAGCCAATCTTGATCCTGACGCATACGAATGCGGGGGTGGTGGCGTTGCGCGCGCGCCTCGACAAGGCGGGCGTGGCAGCGAAAGCCTATCGGCTGTCGACCATCGACGGTTGGGCCATCCGCATGGTCGGATTGTTTCCAGCGCGGACGGGGCTCGATCCGGCTACCTTGAAACTGAACGACGCGCGGCCGGATTACCCAATAATCCGCGAAGCGGCTTGGCGACTGCTGAAGGGCGGGCATGTGCTCGATCTGCTCAAAGCCACCTACGCGCGGATCATCGTCGATGAGTACCAGGATTGCTCGATCGGCCAGCACGCCATCGTCTATTACGCCGCTCCGGCGCTGCCCGTTTGCGTGCTGGGCGATCCGATGCAGGCGATTTTCGGCTGGCCGGGAAACGAGCTCGCCGATTGGAACGCGCACGTTTGCACGCATTTCCCAATCGTCGGAGAATTGGCGACGCCTTGGCGGTGGCGGCTCGCAGGGACCGAGGACCTCGGTGCTTGGCTGCTCGACACACGGCGTCGGCTGCACGCCGGGCAGACGGTGGATCTGACCGCCGCACCGCGCGAGGTGAGCTGGGTCAATCTGGACGGAACGGAAGACCGGGTGCGGCAGCTTCGTGCTGCTGGCACGGCGCCCGTCACGGCCGGCGGTTCCGTGCTGATCATCGGCGACGGCGCGAAGCCAGAGAGCCAAAGGCTGTTTGCTAGTCAGATACCGGGAGCGGTCACGGTTGAAGCGGTTGACTTGCGGGACTTGGTCTCGTTCGCGCGGGACCTTGATCTGGCTGCTGTTGATGCGCTGGGACGCATCGCACGTTTTGCTTCGACATTGATGACCAATGTCGGGCCTGATGACCTGCTACGCCGCGTCGACAGTCTCGAACGTGGGACAGCGCGCCGGGAGGCGTCGGAAACGGAGACGGTCGCGCTACGGTTCAACCGTTTGCGAACACCGGCCGCAGCCGCGGACCTGCTTGTCGCGATCAGCCGGGATGCAGGGGTGCGGACGTACCGTCAGGCGGTGCTTCGTACGTGTCTGAAGGCGCTTCAAAGCTGCGAAGGCGCAGGCGGAAATTCATTCCATGAAGCGGCACTCGCCGCCCGCGAGCAGAACCGGCTGGTCGGGCGTCCTCTACCACGACGCGCTGTCGGCAGCACGCTTCTCTTGAAGGGCCTGGAAGCGGACGTTTCGGTCGTTCTAGATGCTTCCGTTCTCGACGCGAAAAACCTTTATGTGGCGATGACGCGCGGTGCCCGTCGGTTGGTGGTTTGCTCGTCAGCTTCAACGCTTCCCTAA
- a CDS encoding tyrosine-type recombinase/integrase: MDWSLFDTAGHRKYLTEAERRAFIKAAKNQAPEVYTLCLVLKDTGCRLSEALALTADHIDLRAGVIVFRSLKKRRLGVHRAVPVSPTVLAELDRVHGVRAAQGAPSGGTSVRLWPWHRMTGHRRVKEVMEAAGVSGPHATAKGLRHGFGVAALERGIPITLLQKWLGHAKLATTAIYGDAVGAEERRMARKLWD; encoded by the coding sequence ATGGACTGGAGCCTGTTCGACACGGCCGGCCACCGGAAGTACCTGACCGAGGCCGAACGGCGGGCATTCATCAAGGCTGCGAAGAACCAGGCGCCGGAGGTCTACACGCTCTGCCTGGTGCTCAAGGACACGGGCTGCCGCCTTTCCGAGGCGCTCGCTCTGACCGCCGATCACATCGATCTGCGCGCGGGCGTCATCGTCTTCCGAAGCCTTAAAAAGCGCCGACTAGGCGTGCATCGGGCGGTGCCCGTGTCGCCGACGGTGCTGGCTGAACTCGATCGTGTGCACGGGGTGCGCGCCGCTCAGGGTGCCCCGTCGGGCGGCACTTCGGTGCGGCTTTGGCCGTGGCACCGCATGACCGGGCACCGGCGTGTTAAGGAGGTAATGGAGGCGGCGGGTGTCAGCGGCCCGCACGCGACAGCCAAGGGATTGCGCCACGGCTTTGGCGTGGCCGCGCTGGAGCGCGGGATTCCGATCACGCTGCTTCAGAAATGGCTGGGTCACGCCAAGCTGGCGACCACGGCAATCTACGGCGATGCCGTCGGCGCCGAAGAGCGCCGCATGGCCCGGAAGCTATGGGATTAG
- a CDS encoding porin, whose protein sequence is MKKSLLLAGTAIVALNAATAAAVDVDMYGQVNKSVLVYDDGRDTEVNFVDNDKSSTRFGLRGSQALSNGLTASVLLEAEVQSNQGASNDIAQRVAPNQASTPAAIAAAGITERHTRVGLAGNWGAVFVGRTGTATDGITEIDIAGADDVLGSGVDRFGGGLSFRQNNIAGTPVRTVGEVFDNLDGIGSRSHAGDRVQSIRYDSPIFNGFQARIATAQGGDIDAAVLYSGKIDAFEVRGGVGYVAFNNGNASTGGGAVTNVTNDILDHQWAGSVSVKHDSGIGGTFAYGQQSLDRKSAGNDDPSFYYVKLGYTWDAFEVAADYSHHSDMFIATTVDHDATAWGLAGQYNMGNGVSLAALYRHLDLDLTGTSTDAIHLYALNLRVKF, encoded by the coding sequence ATGAAAAAATCCCTTCTTCTTGCTGGTACTGCAATCGTGGCGTTGAACGCTGCTACCGCAGCTGCCGTAGATGTTGACATGTATGGTCAAGTGAACAAATCGGTTCTGGTATATGACGACGGTCGCGATACCGAAGTGAACTTCGTCGACAACGACAAGTCCTCGACTCGTTTCGGCCTGCGCGGCTCGCAAGCCCTGTCGAACGGCCTGACCGCTTCGGTGTTGCTGGAAGCTGAGGTCCAATCCAACCAAGGCGCTTCTAACGACATCGCCCAACGTGTTGCTCCCAACCAAGCTAGCACCCCCGCTGCAATCGCCGCCGCCGGTATCACCGAACGCCACACCCGCGTGGGTCTGGCTGGTAATTGGGGCGCCGTATTCGTAGGCCGCACCGGCACCGCTACCGATGGCATCACCGAGATCGACATCGCTGGCGCTGACGACGTACTGGGCTCGGGCGTTGACCGCTTCGGCGGCGGCTTGAGTTTCCGTCAGAACAACATTGCCGGGACGCCAGTGCGTACCGTCGGCGAAGTGTTCGACAACCTGGATGGCATCGGGTCGCGCTCGCACGCTGGCGACCGCGTGCAAAGCATCCGTTACGACTCGCCTATCTTCAACGGTTTTCAAGCACGCATTGCTACTGCTCAAGGCGGTGACATCGACGCAGCTGTTCTGTACAGCGGCAAGATCGATGCGTTCGAAGTACGCGGTGGGGTAGGTTATGTAGCTTTCAATAACGGCAACGCTTCGACTGGAGGCGGTGCTGTGACAAACGTAACAAACGATATCTTGGATCACCAGTGGGCTGGTTCGGTGTCGGTGAAGCATGACAGCGGTATCGGCGGTACATTTGCTTATGGCCAACAAAGCCTGGATCGCAAATCTGCCGGTAACGATGATCCGAGCTTTTACTATGTGAAGCTAGGCTATACGTGGGATGCCTTCGAGGTGGCTGCCGACTACTCGCACCACAGCGATATGTTTATCGCAACGACTGTCGATCATGATGCCACAGCGTGGGGTCTGGCAGGTCAGTATAACATGGGTAACGGTGTGAGCCTGGCTGCTCTCTACCGTCACCTGGATCTGGATCTGACCGGTACCAGCACCGACGCTATCCACCTGTACGCTCTGAACCTCCGCGTGAAGTTCTAG
- a CDS encoding ATP-dependent nuclease — protein MARIRKVEINNFRCIRSFVWYPSAGINCLIGPGDSGKSTILDALDLCLGARRTLQFTDADFYNLNVDEPITITLTIGALDEALKNIESYGLFLRGLNAATGEMEDEPEKGLETVLFLQLTVGSDLEPVWTLVSERAKAQNATRNLTWKDRVALAPTRIGALAESNLGWRRGSVLNRLTDEKADASAALAKAARDARSAFGTDAEKQLGETLKLVGEAARELGIDIGANARALLDAHSVTFSGGTISLHDADGVPLRGLGIGSMRLLIAGLQRKAAETSSMLLVDELEHGLEPHRIIRFLGSLGAKETLPPLQVFATTHSPVALRELSGAQLFVVRETATGHSATCVGTDDDVQGTIRLFPEAFLATSVMVCEGASEVGLLRGLDHYFTTQNATSISACGVSLVDGKGVSKLLKLAKAFMALGYRVSILRDDDVQPDAAEEAAFKAAGGEVMMWRDRRALEDELFASLPAAAVGLMVERAVALHGEALVDAHLKSTSANTCDLARARAEAISETVSGEVRTALGKASRTKETPWFKNVTAMEGVACDIVGPHLAQADDGLRAVVDAAFTWAHHA, from the coding sequence ATGGCGCGAATCCGCAAAGTCGAAATCAACAACTTCCGTTGCATCCGTTCCTTTGTCTGGTACCCGTCAGCCGGCATCAACTGCCTGATTGGTCCAGGAGATAGCGGCAAGTCGACCATTCTCGACGCACTTGATCTGTGTCTGGGCGCTCGCCGCACCCTTCAGTTCACCGACGCCGATTTCTATAACCTCAACGTCGATGAGCCGATCACGATCACGCTGACAATCGGTGCGCTGGATGAAGCGCTGAAGAATATCGAGAGCTATGGGCTGTTTCTGCGCGGTCTCAATGCGGCGACCGGCGAGATGGAAGACGAGCCGGAAAAGGGCCTGGAAACGGTCCTGTTCCTCCAGCTGACTGTGGGGAGCGACCTCGAGCCCGTTTGGACGCTCGTTTCCGAGCGGGCCAAGGCGCAGAACGCAACGCGGAACCTGACTTGGAAAGATCGCGTCGCCTTGGCGCCGACGCGGATTGGGGCGCTGGCGGAGTCCAATCTCGGCTGGCGGCGCGGATCAGTTTTGAATCGCCTGACCGACGAGAAGGCGGACGCGTCGGCAGCCTTGGCGAAGGCGGCGCGGGATGCACGCTCGGCCTTCGGAACGGATGCGGAGAAGCAACTCGGCGAGACGCTGAAACTCGTCGGCGAGGCCGCGAGAGAGCTGGGGATCGATATCGGCGCGAACGCGCGCGCGTTGCTCGACGCCCATTCCGTGACGTTTAGCGGGGGAACGATTTCGCTCCACGACGCTGACGGCGTGCCGCTTCGAGGACTCGGTATCGGGTCGATGCGGCTGTTGATCGCCGGATTGCAGCGCAAGGCGGCCGAGACGTCGTCGATGCTGCTTGTGGACGAGTTGGAGCACGGTCTCGAACCGCACCGCATCATCAGGTTTCTGGGGTCTCTGGGTGCTAAGGAGACGCTACCACCGCTTCAGGTGTTCGCGACGACACATTCCCCGGTCGCGCTGCGAGAACTCTCGGGAGCGCAGCTGTTCGTCGTGCGGGAAACGGCAACGGGCCATTCCGCGACGTGCGTGGGCACCGATGACGACGTTCAAGGAACCATTCGCCTCTTCCCGGAGGCGTTCTTGGCAACGTCTGTGATGGTTTGCGAAGGGGCGAGTGAAGTCGGCCTCCTGCGGGGGTTGGACCATTATTTCACGACGCAGAACGCAACCTCGATCTCGGCCTGCGGCGTGTCGCTGGTGGACGGCAAGGGTGTGTCGAAGCTTTTGAAGTTGGCGAAAGCCTTCATGGCGCTTGGATATCGCGTGTCTATTCTGCGTGACGATGACGTCCAGCCGGACGCCGCGGAAGAAGCCGCGTTCAAGGCCGCGGGCGGCGAGGTGATGATGTGGCGCGATCGTCGCGCCCTCGAAGACGAGCTGTTTGCGAGCCTGCCTGCGGCTGCTGTGGGTTTGATGGTCGAGAGGGCTGTTGCCTTGCATGGCGAGGCGCTGGTCGATGCGCACCTCAAGTCGACCTCGGCGAACACCTGTGACCTGGCGCGGGCGCGGGCGGAAGCTATCTCCGAAACAGTTTCGGGCGAAGTGAGGACGGCTCTAGGAAAGGCATCCAGAACCAAGGAGACACCCTGGTTCAAGAACGTTACGGCCATGGAAGGGGTGGCCTGCGACATCGTCGGGCCGCATCTGGCGCAAGCCGACGACGGGTTGCGCGCGGTGGTGGATGCGGCGTTTACGTGGGCGCACCATGCCTGA
- the slyA gene encoding transcriptional regulator SlyA: MKKPLSDQEQFGLRLGLVARLWRAEIDRRLATFGLTEARWLTLLHLSRLAEAATQRELAEAVGVRGPTLVRTLDRLEAEGLIERRTEAADRRTKSVHLRAEAAPVLERIEATAAAVRAEILSDISHAEVTTCLKVFEQIAGKLGGAETAMQLTHRRTGEPWTSV; this comes from the coding sequence ATGAAGAAGCCTCTCAGCGATCAGGAACAATTCGGCCTCCGCCTCGGCCTGGTCGCCCGGCTGTGGCGCGCCGAGATCGATCGGCGGCTGGCCACCTTTGGCCTCACCGAAGCCCGCTGGTTGACGCTGTTGCATCTTTCTCGGCTGGCCGAAGCGGCAACTCAGCGTGAATTGGCTGAGGCGGTCGGTGTGCGGGGGCCGACCCTGGTGCGCACGCTGGACCGGCTTGAAGCCGAGGGGCTGATCGAGCGTCGGACAGAAGCTGCCGACCGCCGCACCAAATCGGTTCACCTGCGCGCGGAGGCCGCCCCCGTCCTGGAACGGATCGAGGCGACCGCGGCGGCGGTGCGCGCGGAAATCTTGTCCGACATATCCCATGCCGAAGTGACGACCTGTCTGAAGGTCTTCGAGCAGATCGCCGGCAAGCTGGGTGGCGCGGAAACGGCGATGCAGCTTACGCACCGACGGACAGGTGAGCCATGGACCAGCGTGTGA
- a CDS encoding universal stress protein has translation MYRTILLAYDGSRQGREALDQGAELASLCRARVYLLAVVAPELGVALAEAAAPSDLPEREYQEVRHLLTEAAETLQASGLPVETRLAVGNPAEEIGRTAREVGAELIVVGHREQTALARWWRGSTGASLLAHAPCSLLVAVSKEDDAGFTFQVRHRG, from the coding sequence ATGTACCGGACGATCCTGCTGGCCTATGACGGCAGCCGGCAAGGCCGCGAGGCGTTGGACCAGGGGGCCGAGCTGGCCTCGCTTTGCCGGGCCCGTGTCTACCTCCTCGCCGTCGTTGCCCCCGAGCTGGGTGTTGCGCTCGCGGAAGCTGCGGCACCCTCAGACTTGCCGGAGCGAGAATATCAGGAAGTGCGCCACCTCCTTACCGAGGCCGCCGAGACCTTGCAGGCATCCGGTCTGCCGGTCGAAACCCGCCTGGCCGTCGGCAATCCGGCGGAAGAAATCGGGCGCACGGCCCGTGAGGTCGGCGCGGAGCTGATCGTCGTTGGCCACCGCGAACAGACCGCGCTGGCGCGATGGTGGCGCGGCTCCACTGGCGCTTCCTTGCTTGCTCACGCGCCGTGCAGCTTGCTTGTTGCAGTATCGAAGGAAGATGATGCTGGATTCACTTTTCAAGTGCGACACCGAGGTTGA